Within the Cydia pomonella isolate Wapato2018A chromosome 3, ilCydPomo1, whole genome shotgun sequence genome, the region CCCACCTGAACCTTTATGACTATCAGCAGTTACAAAGGCAGGCAACTTGTAAATAATAGCATTGCATGGTTAGGCAATCAGAGAACAGCTTTGAGGTTGTTAAGCCAGGTAACTACGTCGGCGGGAGTAGCGGCGGTGTCAGTTGACATCGCCAATGCGTTTGGTTCCCTCCCGTACTCGGTGATTGTTGAGGCACTTCGCTATCACGGAGTGCCTCTTTATCTGAGGCGGATAGTGGAGCACTATCTCACACAAAGAGTAGTGCTCTACGAAGAACAAGGCGGGAGACGGCGTGAGCGAGCGATAGCATGTGGAGTCCACAAGGGATCCATGTTAGGACCCCTCCTATGGAACATTGGGTTCGACTGGGCCATAAGAGGGGTCCTGCTTCCCCGGATGACAGTTATCTGCTATGCAGATGACACGATGGTGGCTGTCCGGGGAGCAGAACTGGAGGAAGCCATGCGAAGAGCGGCAGTCGCAGTGGACCTGATGGTCTACCGCATAGGGCTACTGGGGCTGAGAGTCGCCCTACCGAAGACGGACGCCATCATCTTCGCACGGAGGGGCTGGCAGCCGCCCGCTGCTACCGTCATCCCTGTGGGCGGAGAAATGGTCCAGGTGAAGGCCCACATCAAGTATCTGGGCATACATCTGGACCGCAGGTGGGATTTCGGGGAGCGCTTTCGCCAACTTGCTCCCCAAATTACGGCAGCAGCGTCAGCGCTGAGCAGGCTGCTGCCCAATGTGGGAGGCCCAAATGCCACGTGCCGCCGCTTGTACGCGAGGGGTGTACCTGTATACATTTCTTGCCTCGCCTGTGACGTTGCAATAGTACGTATATCCATTGTCTACAACCAGGTGCTTGACAGAGGCGTTACAGACTAATTGCACTCAAAATTAAGGAAGTCGAGTTGGGTAAGATTCACGCTGTTCCATTTTATTAAGCTGTGTTTCTATATCCCTTACACTAAAATAACAGTTCAATTTGGTTATCAATTTTTAATCCAATCATCCTACTTTTGCATGTACAAAAATGATAGATCCATTGGacaatgtacataaaaacaagtTTGAGTGGGCAAGTAGCACTCTAAAACGAGGTTTAGGTAATCAAGaaattgcatgcaattttcattacattgcggtatctgaTCAAACTTTCAAAGTTTCTGTATTCAAATACAGTTTACCTTGGTAGTCggcaatgtaacgtaaattgcatgcaagttcttgctataCTACAGTTTTACACCTCTCTTAATACTGCAAAACTTGCCAAAGTACCCTATTTTCGAATAATTCTTTATTGCAGTCTATCGGAAAACTGTTAGCTGGAACTCTAAGTTGGGAAAGAAGAAATAGCGTATACATATAGTAATAAAAGACCATTGCAACTTCCATCTTGCTAACGTTTAATTAAAACcccattatttattacaaaagacGGTGCCGCATGTCCGTGCTCCAGCATCGCGCGCAACATGTGCAGGTCCTTCGTCAGTTGGAAACGCGCCTTGCATGGGCGGCCTTTCGTACATGCCCATGACGTTTTATTGAAGGTTGATTTCTGATTGTAGTAAGAGTAGCCGTTGACTATTGCTAGTGGCCTGCCGGATATGTTGTAGACTATTTGGACTGAAATTGACAATCATGTGAGCTTCAGGAATGTTAGGTTCTTTGTAATCACTTATACGTCTTAtagtgcagtaggttcagagagcggagtttttgataAGTCGTAACGCTTTTTTAGATCGCAATACATTTAACAACTGGAAACGCCTcatttttctgtacaaaacagtttgccgatttttgcggggacgggacacgtcaaatgtatggctatttgtacattacgtacaaatagccatgtcggATAAACGTCAGTCCGTACAATACATAttaccattggccgaggttttagAAAGAGTCTCCAATCCTCCAAGGTCTTTCTCGAGgcacttcatcgattcgaatcctgagtttttgacgaACATatgtctaaaatgcacttttaaACTATGTaacaatttttacacaaaagctaaaaatatggaCATAGCTTCTTAAAATCGGAAATATCATTATCATGTTTGACCTGGAATCAgctattacttttattattaaaacacaaaaaaatataattcgaAGACATGATATCCGCCGGCTCAGTGAGAGGAAGAGAAGAACAAGAACCTACTCGGCCTTAAGAAATGACCACTTTTCAACAACTATAGTAAAAAAGAACACGAATCTACTGGGCCTTAAAAATGACCATTTTTCaacaaatatagtaaaaaacaaTTCGGAAAGGTGAACTTAAAGTGATAGGGTAATCAAGTAAAACATTGTTCGAAAATACGTaaagtatgtttatttgtaatataagtaCAAAATAAGGCTTAATATTTAATACCAATATATATTTTCAGGCATGTTGGAAATCTAACGTTCCAAACACCTTTTTTACTACTTATCTCTACAaacgtaggtatatataatggaCAGCTTTTTAATGTGGACATTTACACTTAATCTCTTCTTTTATTAAGCTCTTTGTTCTATGCGAATGCGACTTCTGTTCTATGCTTATTTTGCTGCGATGGTCGGCCGGTGTAACAAGGCTCGATAGGATACGCAACGAATACGTCAGAGGCTCCTTCAAAGTTGCACCCATAGGGGATAAGCTGGTGGAGAGACGAATGAGAAGGAACGAAGAGTACCCAGTCAAAAAAGCCTTGGCTATCCCGGAAGAGAAAACCCCGGGACAGGTGGTCCTGGCGCCTAAggacgaggagagccgaccccaaatgaaagGATaaggcaaagaagaagaagaagttctATGCTTTTTTTCCCCGGAGTATCGCTGCTGCggcattaagagggaagaatagcttctTGAATTCAACAAAGTAACGgcaatttttgtatgaaatactacTTCGGGGGAAAacggttttcactaactaaatctaaacaaatcacttttattttgatgtcgatcgctttagaataatatattctaggtttataggtttcgctttttttttttttttaattgcaaattttgaataaaagGACAACCTAAGTAagcctagtttttcattgagtcaataacatactaaaaatcatggagaatggaaaatatttagaagtagaaaatCGTTTTACCTTTTTGTATTGACGGTCACAAGGTATACTTCTAAGAAATATTTCCCTCTTAACTCTGAAGCAGCCATTGCCAATTTCCTTTGTGAAATGACCGTATTGAGTTCAATTCGTCACTTATTTTGTAAAAGGAATTGATAGTGATAGTAAAAACTCTGCAACAGTCGTCATCCGAATGACAATAATTATGCACATTATCTAGATAAATAtctaataagtattaaataagtaataactaTACGTTGCTTTCATACTTTGaaagtatttgatattttacgtataaatgtatgtcttttcatattaacattaaataatagtacccctgaaaattgtaaaattgaaaatattgatgaAGGCGAAATTgacacctgtacccctagtgtacatttattcgatagcgaaacgtgacgtacgcgtttgcgttaagtctaattttgtatgggatttagaaacagcgcgtcaagcgggacgttttggaaacttaaaatcccaaacaaaattagactaaacgcaaacgcgtacgtcacgattcgctatcgaataaagtTTCACTAAAATCTTTGTATTAGTTAAGTATTACTTACACAGATTTAAAGTGTAAGAGATTCTAATTCGCATCGCTCAATCCTACTCTATTCTCTTCATTCATGTactgtcataatcataacttaCGTGCTAATTGAGGAGAAATAACTTGATCATCGAACGTTTGAAAATTGTGACGAggtgtttagggttccgtaaccctTCGGACCCTTACTAAGCCCTTAaaaccctttttctcaggaacgcgtggaggtatcaagctgaaattaaatacttaggcCTCTTGGAGCtatgaaaacatcaaatttatATGTCAATTCTATTTTATCTGAAGAAAAGGCCGTTTAGGCTCCATACCTACATGGCGCATATTATGACACTCACAAGGGAATCccataatgttgtgttcctgccagtgagtaaggttgccagagctcaaagagggtgcggagtgttagggttggcaacgcgcatgtaactcctctggagttgcaggcgtacataggctacggagactgcttaccatcaggcgggcatgcttgtttgccatcgacgtagtatgacaaaaaatattaccagttggtaatttaatgaaaattaaatgttattttatttgtagttataTCTCAAAATGATTACTTTTTTGCGATTATAAACTAATTTGCAGTTGGTACGTAAACTAACCACGACCTACATACAAGAACATGTTTTCTGAAGGCATTGTCGATCAGtccaatttatttttgttagaaaTTGAAAACAAACCATTTTAACGTTTGACATACAAATCCGAccaaattttgttattattcctCATCTTGGTTACATTCATTAACCTGTTTTTCTCATCCCCATTCTAATCGAAATTCCTGTCCAACTCCACTGGAACTATAAGGGGCGAATGCGACTTATAAGTATCCTTTCTATTGCGTATATATACTCCATCTATTATGGAAAATGAAGGCGGCCTGTGACAGTGTTCCAAGTTTGCTTTATACATATTACCATTCAGCATACTGAATGTACTGCGGCACCGCTTACTGTTAGTGCATCTCCAATAGCTCTGACCACAGTGGACAGGTCCTTTATATGTGGAATAGTAACTGTAGCCATTGATTATGACGAAAGTTTTCCCAGCTTTGTTCTTGACCACTGTAAAGAAACGATGAGGTGGTTCTGTACAAGCAGCTTTAATCGGTACGGTAAATATCCCATagttgaaaacttttttcatatgTAGGAAATAAagcaaaatgtattttattcacGAATTTAATTGATGATGAcagtttaatatacatattgttcCTTATCAAAAATCTCGGCGCTAGGTGACAATGATCCAACTGGGCCTTCATAATAACCAGATCAGGGGACAATAAATGCAACCGAGCAGTGCATGCCCCGCCCGTAGTGCAACGCCAGATCTTCTTATACTCGTAACCACTGGTGCGGCCGTTGCAGTAGTAGGTGAAACCGTTGTAAACGGCTAATTGCTTTCCGGCAGGATTGTGTACTATTTGTACTGGAAAATAATAAGCCATTGTACATAAGGAATGGTTAAAAAGTAGAGAACAAGGTTTAATAATAAAGAATAGATTAGCAAACGACATAACGTAAGTTAAGTTTAAAACTGAATGAAGGTgtttctgaaaaaaatataaatgagaaGAAGAAGGCACTACTATATTATCGAAAAGtgactttatttcataaaaGTATTACACAcaacaataattttataataaaaactgtGTTTGCCAGAAAAGCAGTGAAGTGATTCAGATATCTTAAATGACGACAAGGCTACACAGATGTAAATAAGTAAGAGGAGGCAGAGGAGTGACCAATAGTGATACATAAAAAACGCCAAATACAATTTCGGATAATATTCAAATGGCACCCGTACGGCGTAAGACTCATTACTGGAGAGTCTGGGTATTAATATATGTAGAATTAAGTATAAAACTATTGACTTCTTACAAATACCTTTAGCATTGCCAATTTAAAAAGTGTGGACGCGTCCACGCACAAATAGAGCGGAGAGGCCGCCGCACCGGCATAAGCCACAAACGGAAGTGGACCGAAGTTGCCTTaccagttttaatcaaaatagttactaattaataatattaaaataatatataatgattACAATTTGtcttacacaaataaaataaaaaatacaatcattaaaaaatacttaagaaatataaaattatatctgaaaaattaaGTGACGAAATATCGACGAAATAACTCCATATCGAAAGTTTTCTATGAAACCTTTATATACACTCCATCACGTATAACAAACACAGGCGGCGTGTGACAATGCTCTGATTGAGATTTGATCACTTGATAATCTGGAGATAGATGGAGACTGGCGCAACACGGACCATAGTTCGTGCACAACCACACCATCTTGCCGCTCTTATTTGTGCGCATACAGTAATATGTGTAACCTTGGTACAATGCTAGCTGCTTTCCTGCGCGGTTGTGTATTATTCTTACTGCAAAGAAAATTACGATGTTGTTTACTGTTATAGTTTAAGTACAACGTTTGAGAGAATAAACCCAGCTAcccaaacatttaaaaatcaaaatactcGTACCTCGACCAAGAGGTAAATAAGTAAACCACAGAGCATATTACATAATCTATCTGAAAAAAAGAACGAATAGCAGAGCGGCCGCCGCACCGGCGTAAACCACAACCGGAAGTGGGCGGAAGTTGCCTtgacagttttaatcaaaatagttactagttaataatattataatataatataagttatTAGTTAGCGTTtccgacttaaaatacgtgagtgacccgttgtaatatatttaaaatagttactcttaagtGTGTACGATGCTacctgtacaatagggaaactatatggttaatatatgtaaaatatattaacacAAAATTTAAAAGACAATACCTTGTTATTCATTTTAGTTGTctataattaatgattacaatttgtcttacacaaataaaattaaaaatacgatcattaaaaaatacttaaggaatataaaattatatctgataaatgaagtgacgaaatataactCCATATCGACAGGTGGGATGCAATTTTATCCTATTTTAGTGTAAACTCCATTTCTAATGATAAATCGTGGTGGTGGATGGCGATGCTCATTAATGATTTTCATGACTTTGTAATCTTGCGACAGGTGCAGTCTAGCAGCGCAGCACCCGGAGCCCCCGCCGCGGGTGCATCTCCAGTACTTCTTCCAACCGTTAGCGCTGGTCACGTTGCAGTAATATGTGTAGCCGTCGTATAAAACCTGCTCCTTTCCCAAGTGGGTGCGGATTATTTGTactggaataaaaaaacaactggTTATAAAATCTGTCTAATACGTTATCATCATGTTGCTCTTTTTGCTTTAACACTAGTTTTTGAATTCAAAAAGTAATGCGACATGAAGATGTATTTTAAATGCAAAGTAGGTACATTTGTATGCGTTTTATTGTactatattatatgtaataatattttactgatcaaattaaaaaaaacttatataagtAATCTTGCTAATCATAAAACTAATCAatatttgacctctattctaatatcagtcgagatgcctttttgttcgaaattaaatgtcaattgcatacaattttgacatatctcgcatgttacttTATATCGAATGATAcagaaataggcccccgactttAGTTTGTAtctggttttaaaaaaaaactacgaatgcagACAGGcgtgaaaaatgttttcatttaccgccattagACGTACAGTTTTTaacgagaagaagtaagtgacgataatgctacatggtcCACGAAAAAGAAGACCAGTTTGCCTTTTTACAAGGATCAGAGTCAGTCAaaggcagctacgcaatattaataaaaaaagcggccaagtgcgagtcggactcgcccatgaagggttccgtaccatttatgacgtattaaaaaaactacttactagatctggttcaaaccaattttcggtggaagtttgcatggtaatgtatatcatatatttttttttgatttttcattctgttattttagaagttacaggggggggggggacacaatttttttaactttggaagtgtctctcgcgcaaactgttcagtttagaaaaaaatgatattagaaacctcaatatcatttttaaagacctatccatagataccccacacgtatgggtttattgaaaaaagattttttgagtttcagttctaagtatggggaacccccaaaatttattgtttttttttctacttttgtgtaaacatcataatgcggttcatagaatacatctacttaccaagtttgaacagtatagcttttatagtttcggaaaaaagtggctgtgacagaatcggacagacagacggacatgacgaatctataaggcttccgttttttgccatttggctacggaaccctaaaaacagataTTAAATGGTGATCATTTGTTCAGGGAAAATATTAGCCAATAGCAATAGCC harbors:
- the LOC133515857 gene encoding uncharacterized protein LOC133515857; its protein translation is MLQNKAGNQLSLYQGYTFYCLHTNKSGTKKVWACTNKSQGCRARFHLLQDSYIIKCQSQHSHKAPKFVIRDVQIIRTHLGKEQVLYDGYTYYCNVTSANGWKKYWRCTRGGGSGCCAARLHLSQDYKVMKIINEHRHPPPRFIIRNGVYTKIG